Part of the Ruania alba genome is shown below.
CGAGGGGGCGCCCGCCGATGTGGTGATCTACCCCGCGGATCCGCGCCAGGAGATCGGCGTGCTCGCGCACCCTCGCGCGGTCGTCCGCGCCGGCCGCCGCCTCAGCTGACCTCGCGCCCGCCGGCACCGGGATGGTTCGACGGCGGCAAGGATTCGACGCAGCGGCCCACTTGACGCATGTCTAGTTCTCTGGTTCATTAGTCGAGTAACGAACCAAAGAACGGAGGTCGTCGTGTTCGACGGACGCGACCCGATCTACCTGCAGATCGCCGACCAGATCCGTAGCGATGTCGTCGCAGGGCGACTCCACGAGGGGGACCAGGTGATGTCTACCACCCAGTACGCCCAGACGTACCGCATCAACCCCGCCACCGCGGCGAAGGCGTTCACCGAGCTGGTCGACGACGGGGTGCTCTACAAGCAGCGTGGCGTCGGCATGTTCGTGGCTGAGGGGGCGAGCGAGCGGCTGCGTGCCTCCCGGCGCGCCACCTTCGTCGACGAGCGGCTCGTCCCGGTGCTGCGTGAGGCGCACGAGCTGGGCATGCAGACCGACGACCTCATCGCACAGATCCGGAAGGTGTTTCCATGAGGGACGCGACCGAGGCCGGGCTTGCCGTCGACCTCGACCACGTGGGTGCGAGCTACGGACGCACCGAGGCGCTGGACGGAGTCAGTGCCACGATCCCGAAGGGGTCGATCACCGGGCTGCTCGGCCGGAACGGCTCCGGCAAGACCACCCTGCTCTCGTTGCTGGCGTCACTACGGCGCCCCAGTTTCGGGCGTGTCCTGGTCGACGGGCGGGATCCGTTCGAGGACGAGGCGCTGATGGAGCAGGTCTGCCTCGTCCGGGAGTCCGGTGACGTGCTGCCCGAGGAGCGCATCGCGGTGAACCTTCGGTATGCCGCCTCGGCGCGCCCGAACTGGGACGAGGACCTGGCCGGCCGGCTCCTCGACGTCTTCGAGCTGCGCGCGCGGGACACGGTGAACCAGCTCTCCCGCGGGAAACGCTCCGCCCTCGGCGTCGTCGTCGGTCTTGCCTCCCGGGCGCCCCTGACCATGCTCGACGAGGTGCACCTGGGCATGGATGCGCCGTCCCGGTACGCGTTCTACGACGCGCTGCTCGAGGACTATCTCGCCCATCCGCGCACCATCGTTGTCTCCAGCCACCTGATCGATGAGCTGGACCGGATGCTCGAGCACGTCATCATCCTGCACCAAGGTCGCACATTGGTGGCCACCGACGTGGAACGTCTCCGGGCGCGGGGTGTGAGCCTCACCGGCCGGACGGCGGAGGTCACCGCGCTGGTCCGCGATGAACCATCGCTGGAGGTGCTCTCCGAGCGCAGCCTCGGCCCCACCACGGAGGTGACCGTCATCGACCGGGCGCCCGCCGGGCCGGACCCGGACACTCTCGCGCGACTGCGCGGCAGCGGTGTCGAGATCGGGCCGGTGGGCCTGCAGGACCTGTTCGTCCACCTGACCGCCTCATCGG
Proteins encoded:
- a CDS encoding GntR family transcriptional regulator, with the protein product MFDGRDPIYLQIADQIRSDVVAGRLHEGDQVMSTTQYAQTYRINPATAAKAFTELVDDGVLYKQRGVGMFVAEGASERLRASRRATFVDERLVPVLREAHELGMQTDDLIAQIRKVFP
- a CDS encoding ATP-binding cassette domain-containing protein, whose translation is MRDATEAGLAVDLDHVGASYGRTEALDGVSATIPKGSITGLLGRNGSGKTTLLSLLASLRRPSFGRVLVDGRDPFEDEALMEQVCLVRESGDVLPEERIAVNLRYAASARPNWDEDLAGRLLDVFELRARDTVNQLSRGKRSALGVVVGLASRAPLTMLDEVHLGMDAPSRYAFYDALLEDYLAHPRTIVVSSHLIDELDRMLEHVIILHQGRTLVATDVERLRARGVSLTGRTAEVTALVRDEPSLEVLSERSLGPTTEVTVIDRAPAGPDPDTLARLRGSGVEIGPVGLQDLFVHLTASSETVS